GTAGTAGACCAGCGTCCGGGCGTACGCGCCCGCGACACCGACGTCCGTGGTGTGGTCGACCACCGAGACCCGCAGGTTGCTGTTGTTCACCGAGGTGGTGCCGGCGGACCAGCTTCCACCCGGCTGGCCGCTCCAGCTCAGCGTGGACGGGATCTGGTAGTTCGAGCCGCTCACCGTGGTGTTGGCCAGCGCCCAGTTCACCCACTTGTCCAGCAGTGCCTTGGCCCGGGCGTCACCACTTTCGTGGTAGTACTCCGCCACCCGCTCCATGCTCCACGCCTGGAAGCCGAACCACTGGTTCGACGGCGGGTCGTGGTAGACCGGCTTGACGTCGTACACCATGCCGTAGAACGTCGGCACGCCGGCCGGGCGGGCGCTGTAGTCGCCGTTCCAGCTGTTGGTCGCGCCACCGGCGATCGCACCGTCGGCCGACTGCAGCCAGGTGTAGAAGTCGATCTGCCGGGTGAGGCTGGTGGCCCAGTCGGTACGCGCCGTCGGCGACCGCGGGATCAGCTCGGTGACCGTGGACAGCGCCCAGGCCGCGAACGGGTTCTGGTAGCCGCCGTGGTTGTGGCTGGAGCCGATCCGCCAGGACCAGCTGCTGCTGCCACCCTGCGAGCCGCCCCAGGCGTAGTACCAGGACAGCAGGTAGGCGGAGCTGTTCTTGCCGGTGCCGACCGCACAGGACGGCGAGGCGCAGCCGGGCTGCTTGAAGTACTTGTCGTACATCGCGTAGCGCAGGTAGTCGCCCATCTTGGCGGCGTTCTGCACGGTGGTCGCGATCTGGCTCTGGTTGCCCTGCTCCTTGGCCCACTTCAGCGCCCAGTACGCGGCCTGGACGGCACGCGCGTCGGCGTCCGGAGCGTTGGTGTAACGCCACTGCTGGGCGTACGACGAGTCGCCGATGAACAGCGGCAGGTACCCGTTCGGGCCACCGTCGGCGAACGTCTCGCAGGAGGGGTGCGGAACGGTCTCGAAGACCGACTCCTGCGGGCCACGCTGGTAGGTGTTGATGTACGCCGGCTTGGTGGTGCCGTCGCCGCAGCGGCCGTAGCCGTACACGTTGTCGACGTCGAGCAGCCAGTGCATGCCGTACACCCGGCCACTGTTGTACGTGGACTGGAGTTCGGCGGCCAGCGGGTCCTGACCCACCCGGATGTTCGCGTCGAGCTTGCCACCCTGCTGCGGGTAGAGGTCGGGCCGGTTGGCCTCGGGCGCGTAGTCCGCCGGGTCACTGGCGTTGTAGTTCGACTGGGTCTCGGACGGGATGATGTACCGGTCCATGATCTGCCAGGCGTTGTTGAACGGACCCCACTGCCCGGTGGTCCGGCCGTACATCGCCTCGAGGAAGAGCCAGTAGCTGAACGCCTCACTGGTGGTCTCGTGACCGTGGTCCGGGGCCTCGACCAGCAGCGTCTCGACGGAGTGGTACGGCACGCCCTCGGGGCTGAAGTAGCCGTTCGCCGGAGCCTTGATCTTGTTGTAGAGCTCCAGGAACTCCTCGCCGTACTCGCCGCTCGGCTCGCCGCCCTCGTCGTCGGTCACGGTGACCGCGGTGCTTCCCGGGGTACGCCCGCTGGCGGTGCCGGTGATCGACGCCGCGTCGTTGGTGCTGTCGGCGTCCTGTGCGGCGCTGACCGTCGCGTTGACCCCGCTGTTCCAGTTCGACGGGGTGATGGTGACGCTGGCGGGGCTGACCGTCACGTCGGTGTCGCCGGTCCTGGCGAGCGAGACGGTGACGTTGCTGGTCGGTGCGGCGCTGAGCCGGACGTTGAGCGGGGAGGTGCTGCCCTCGGCCACCGTCACGGTGGCGGGGACGATCACGCTCGCCTGGCTGGTGCCGCCGACGGTGAAGGCCACCTCGTCGATGCCGCTGAGCCCGGCGCTGTCGTACGCGCGGGCCTGGGCGGTGTACGAGCCGGCCGGCAGCGCGCTGTTGGTGTAGCTGTACGGCGCGCTGGTGTCGGTGCCGACCAGCATGCCGTTGCGGTAGAACTCGACGCGCTGGACCGGGCCCTCCGCGTCACTGGCGTTGGCCGAGACGGTGACGTTGGCCGGCGCGGCGAACGTGGCGCCGGCCGCCGGCGCGGTGATGTCCACGGTCGGCGCGGTGTTCTGCGCGCCGTTGCAGGCGACACCGTTGATCGTGAAGGCGGTCGGGCTGGCGTTGGTCCCCGAGTAGGAGCCGTTGAATCCGATGCTGGTCGAACCGCCGGTGCCGATGTTGCCGTTGTACGACAGGTTCGTGGCCGTCACGTTGGCGCCGGACTGGGTCCAGTTGGCCGACCAGCCCTGGGTGAGGCGCTGGTTGCCCGGGAAGGTGAATCCCAGGTTCCAACTGGTCATCGGGTCGCCGACGTTCCGGATGGTGATCGCGGCGGTGAAGCCGGAGCCCCAGCTGTTGGAGGCATAGGTGACGTCGCAGGCGGGGGCGGCATAGGCGGTACCGGGGACGACGGCGACACCCCCG
The nucleotide sequence above comes from Plantactinospora soyae. Encoded proteins:
- a CDS encoding glycoside hydrolase family 48 protein is translated as MKLSLGRRRVAMAAAGVLVVGGVAVVPGTAYAAPACDVTYASNSWGSGFTAAITIRNVGDPMTSWNLGFTFPGNQRLTQGWSANWTQSGANVTATNLSYNGNIGTGGSTSIGFNGSYSGTNASPTAFTINGVACNGAQNTAPTVDITAPAAGATFAAPANVTVSANASDAEGPVQRVEFYRNGMLVGTDTSAPYSYTNSALPAGSYTAQARAYDSAGLSGIDEVAFTVGGTSQASVIVPATVTVAEGSTSPLNVRLSAAPTSNVTVSLARTGDTDVTVSPASVTITPSNWNSGVNATVSAAQDADSTNDAASITGTASGRTPGSTAVTVTDDEGGEPSGEYGEEFLELYNKIKAPANGYFSPEGVPYHSVETLLVEAPDHGHETTSEAFSYWLFLEAMYGRTTGQWGPFNNAWQIMDRYIIPSETQSNYNASDPADYAPEANRPDLYPQQGGKLDANIRVGQDPLAAELQSTYNSGRVYGMHWLLDVDNVYGYGRCGDGTTKPAYINTYQRGPQESVFETVPHPSCETFADGGPNGYLPLFIGDSSYAQQWRYTNAPDADARAVQAAYWALKWAKEQGNQSQIATTVQNAAKMGDYLRYAMYDKYFKQPGCASPSCAVGTGKNSSAYLLSWYYAWGGSQGGSSSWSWRIGSSHNHGGYQNPFAAWALSTVTELIPRSPTARTDWATSLTRQIDFYTWLQSADGAIAGGATNSWNGDYSARPAGVPTFYGMVYDVKPVYHDPPSNQWFGFQAWSMERVAEYYHESGDARAKALLDKWVNWALANTTVSGSNYQIPSTLSWSGQPGGSWSAGTTSVNNSNLRVSVVDHTTDVGVAGAYARTLVYYGAKADHAGAKTMAKALLDAVLQHKDDLGVSVTESKADYNRFDDTYNSSTGQGLYVPSSFTGTMPNGDPINSQSTFLSIRSFLEEDPDWPKVEAYLNGGAVPTFNYHRFWAQIDVAMALHDYDRLIG